The following proteins come from a genomic window of Triticum aestivum cultivar Chinese Spring chromosome 6A, IWGSC CS RefSeq v2.1, whole genome shotgun sequence:
- the LOC123128198 gene encoding cell differentiation protein rcd1, protein MKVHDTEVIGVLLQTELIPLCLRTMEMGSELSENVVVCSLLSWLCYFLLVRRTAVFLDLQLISAPQEMVSTPSS, encoded by the exons ATGAAG GTTCATGATACTGAGGTTATCGGCGTTCTCCTGCAAACTGAATTAATTCCTCTGTGCTTGCGTACCATGGAGATGGGCAGTGAGCTATCAGAAAAC GTTGTCGTTTGCTCATTGTTGTCCTGGCTGTGCTACTTCCTTCTG GTTAGACGAACTGCTGTGTTCCTAGACCTGCAGCTCATTTCTGCTCCTCAAG AGATGGTGTCCACGCCTTCATCATAG